A region of Oceanicoccus sp. KOV_DT_Chl DNA encodes the following proteins:
- a CDS encoding hydroxymethylglutaryl-CoA lyase, with protein sequence MVQYARTLSGLRIAALVPNLRGLENAVKAGVHKVGIPFSQSETHSIKNVKKTHPQMLEEIAKCVAFLQTIPAAQRPTFEVGLSTAFGCTIEGNVDEDVVVANAEKVIALGVDEVGLSDTTGFANPVQLKRITQRIWDTCGKDKLVGVHLHNTRGQGLANVLAAVEIGITTVDSSLGGIGGCPWAPGASGNIVTEDLVWMLEAMGLRTGIDIDKLLAVRALVQQALPDEPMYGFIPDAGVPKGFVAASAS encoded by the coding sequence GTGGTTCAATACGCCCGCACCTTGTCCGGTCTGCGAATCGCGGCGCTGGTACCCAATTTACGCGGCCTTGAAAACGCAGTGAAAGCCGGTGTGCATAAAGTCGGTATCCCGTTCTCACAAAGCGAAACCCACTCCATCAAAAACGTGAAGAAAACCCACCCGCAAATGCTGGAAGAGATCGCTAAATGCGTGGCGTTTCTGCAGACAATCCCCGCCGCTCAACGGCCCACCTTTGAAGTCGGCCTATCCACTGCCTTTGGTTGCACCATAGAGGGCAACGTGGATGAAGATGTGGTCGTTGCCAACGCGGAAAAAGTGATCGCCCTTGGCGTCGACGAAGTGGGCTTATCTGACACCACCGGTTTCGCCAACCCGGTACAACTGAAACGCATCACTCAGCGAATTTGGGACACCTGCGGCAAAGATAAATTAGTTGGCGTGCATTTGCATAACACCCGCGGCCAGGGTTTAGCCAATGTGCTAGCTGCTGTGGAAATTGGTATCACTACCGTTGATTCGTCACTCGGTGGAATCGGCGGCTGTCCCTGGGCACCTGGCGCCTCTGGCAATATCGTCACTGAAGATTTAGTGTGGATGCTGGAAGCAATGGGGTTGCGCACCGGTATCGATATCGATAAATTGCTGGCTGTGCGCGCATTGGTGCAACAAGCCCTGCCCGATGAACCCATGTACGGCTTTATTCCAGATGCTGGCGTACCAAAAGGTTTTGTAGCAGCCTCCGCTAGCTAA
- a CDS encoding phosphotransferase, whose protein sequence is MEHNILQLIAQATAATTVERKALIQSLWSGYGEIARYQLTGGVVGCHVVVKSVVPPVQQHHPRGWNTDLSHQRKLQSYQVEMAWYKSWALRCDYHCRVPDCYTVAALDEIGSCLLVLEDIDDAGFSVRKSELNLLEIKLCLNWLAHFHSQFLQQVPTDLWPVGCYWHLATRPDELAAMDNRELQQAASEIDRRLSAAEFKTIVHGDAKLDNFCFADDGLSVAAVDFQYVGGGCGIKDVAYFFSSCLDEQQCVRWENELLDYYFQQLTVAVSAKNDIDTGALEKEWRELYAFAWADFYRFLNGWMPGHWKINRYVQKLTAKVLKQL, encoded by the coding sequence ATGGAACATAACATTTTACAACTCATTGCGCAGGCGACTGCTGCGACGACAGTCGAGCGTAAAGCGCTTATTCAGTCGCTGTGGAGTGGCTATGGAGAAATCGCCCGCTACCAACTCACCGGTGGGGTGGTAGGGTGCCATGTGGTGGTTAAAAGTGTGGTGCCGCCTGTACAGCAACATCATCCTCGTGGTTGGAATACGGATTTATCCCATCAACGCAAGCTGCAATCTTATCAAGTGGAGATGGCTTGGTATAAAAGCTGGGCGTTGCGTTGCGATTATCATTGCCGGGTGCCGGATTGTTATACGGTTGCTGCGTTAGATGAAATTGGTTCGTGTCTGCTGGTGCTTGAAGATATTGATGATGCTGGATTCTCAGTGCGAAAGTCCGAGCTTAATCTGCTTGAGATTAAGTTGTGTTTAAACTGGTTGGCGCATTTTCACAGTCAATTTTTACAGCAAGTGCCTACTGATTTATGGCCAGTCGGTTGTTATTGGCATTTAGCGACACGGCCTGATGAGTTGGCGGCAATGGATAATAGGGAATTGCAGCAGGCTGCATCTGAAATAGATCGTCGTTTGTCTGCGGCGGAATTTAAAACGATTGTTCATGGCGACGCCAAGTTGGATAATTTTTGCTTTGCTGATGATGGCTTATCAGTAGCTGCGGTAGATTTTCAATATGTGGGTGGTGGTTGCGGCATAAAGGATGTCGCGTATTTTTTTAGTAGTTGTTTGGATGAGCAACAGTGTGTGCGCTGGGAGAATGAATTGCTGGATTATTATTTCCAGCAGCTCACTGTAGCTGTTAGCGCAAAAAATGATATTGATACGGGAGCTTTGGAAAAAGAGTGGCGTGAGTTGTATGCTTTTGCCTGGGCTGATTTTTATCGGTTTTTAAATGGTTGGATGCCAGGGCACTGGAAAATTAATCGCTATGTACAAAAACTGACAGCGAAAGTTTTAAAGCAGTTGTAG